In Aptenodytes patagonicus chromosome 6, bAptPat1.pri.cur, whole genome shotgun sequence, one genomic interval encodes:
- the TMEM177 gene encoding transmembrane protein 177 produces MAVQFLRTASVWLKKRKITLLTVSCMGLFGANLSYHVFPEQTFKLLHECWSEGQPAELSQKLCGVFQDVLQDTDVKSTDSYRAFAASGFHPVSAGIPWLPAGSLVGIPPNFDSTAGDKKGIVNHVVVINGKEVDWESNEGVALKEALTFSLEAQKFAIAREVVYLQNGSPLASAAVAPTCLAGTFLCGRGIKLLLGLSPGPVILRSICNLITAAGGLMCYYVSYDAMTYHLDCKADRKAATISKDYARGGVEFYNKILSRNRILRGLMGKQGMKMYAPSGNLFPRHWFRIKYTPYTYRRDLIVNILRELQA; encoded by the coding sequence ATGGCAGTGCAGTTCCTGCGGACGGCATCTGTGTGGTTAAAGAAGCGCAAGATCACTTTGTTGACCGTTTCTTGCATGGGACTCTTTGGCGCTAACCTTTCCTATCATGTGTTTCCTGAGCAGACATTCAAACTGTTGCATGAGTGCTGGTCAGAGGGGCAGCCAGCTGAGCTTTCACAGAAGCTCTGTGGTGTCTTTCAAGATGTCCTTCAAGATACTGATGTGAAGTCCACTGACTCCTATCGAGCCTTTGCAGCTTCTGGCTTCCACCCTGTGAGTGCTGGAATCCCCtggctgcctgcaggctctttgGTGGGCATCCCGCCTAATTTTGATAGCACAGCTGGGGATAAAAAAGGAATAGTCAACCATGTTGTTGTGATCAATGGCAAGGAAGTAGACTGGGAGAGCAACGAAGGTGTTGCTTTGAAAGAAGCTCTGACATTTTCACTTGAAGCTCAGAAGTTTGCCATTGCCAGAGAAGTTGTGTATTTGCAGAATGGCAGTCCTTTAGCAAGTGCAGCCGTGGCTCCAACTTGCTTAGCTGGTACATTTCTCTGTGGGAGAGGTATAAAGCTACTTCTGGGTTTATCTCCTGGCCCTGTGATACTTCGCAGCATCTGTAACCTCATAACTGCCGCTGGTGGACTAATGTGCTATTACGTTTCTTACGATGCTATGACCTATCACCTAGACTGCAAGGCTGACAGAAAGGCAGCTACCATTTCCAAAGACTATGCCAGAGGTGGGGTTGAATTTTACAATAAAATCTTGTCCCGCAACAGGATTCTTCGTGGTCTGATGGGCAAACAGGGGATGAAAATGTATGCCCCGAGTGGTAACCTTTTCCCAAGGCACTGGTTCAGAATAAAGTATACGCCGTACACTTACCGAAGAGATTTGattgttaatattttaagagAGCTCCAGGCATAG